Proteins from a single region of Chlamydia buteonis:
- the dnaE gene encoding DNA polymerase III subunit alpha: MTWIPLHCHSQYSILDATSSIKSFVAKAKEYQIPSLALTDHGNLYGAIEFYKECQQNDIKPIIGCEVYVAPSSRFDKKKEKKSRVANHLILLCKNERGYRNLCLLSSLAFTEGFYYFPRIDRDLLSQHAEGLICLSACLSGSVAQAALESEEALEKDLRWYQNLFGEDFYSEIQLHKMSEEKIASLGEEWLKHEYYQFIDSQTKVNQAVLDASKRLGIRSVATNDIHYIHADDWLAHEILLNVQLGETIRIAKQNTYIPNPKRKTFRSREYYFKSPEEMAMLFADHPETITNTLEVADKCNLNLNLSSKHYPIYVPEFLKDKQNYTEEERYAASSAFLRELCEKGLSTKYTPEKLAHISKKFPDRDPLELVKERLEMEMSIIIPKGMCDYLLIVWDIIHWAKDNGIPVGPGRGSGAGSVMLFLLGITEIEPIRFDLFFERFINPERLSYPDIDIDICMAGRERVINYAIERHGKDNVAQIITFGTMKAKMAVKDVGRTLDVALSKVNHIAKHIPELNTTLAKALETDPHLNELYTNDAETAQVIDMAMRLEGSIRNTGVHAAGVIICGDRLTNHIPICISKDSTMITTQFSMKPVENVGMLKVDFLGLKTLTSIHIAIRAIEKKTGKLLEMASLPLDDKTTFALLHQGKTMGIFQMESKGMQELAKNLRPDSFEEIIAIGALYRPGPMDMIPSFINRKHGKEIIEYDHPLMEGILKETYGIMVYQEQVMQIAGSLASYSLGEGDVLRRAMGKKDIDQMLKERTRFCERACKNGIDAELATTIFDKMEKFASYGFNKSHAAAYGLITYTTAYLKANYPKEWLAALLTSDSDDIEKVGKLIHEAHSMDICILPPDINESGTDFVATDKGIRFAMGAIRGIGKGLVESIIEEREKHGPYQSIRNFIQRSDLKKVTKKHTENLIDAGCFDVFEPDRDVAQATLEALYDSISKEKKEAATGVMTFFSLNTMHQKHPIALTPATSVVRRSKKEILKKEKELLGIYLTEHPMDAVKDILPRLSVISPGEFENLPHGAVIRTIFIIDKVTTRISSKGQRKFALLRVNDGVDSYELPIWPEMYAEQQELLEEDRLIYAILSIDKRSESLRLSCRWMRDLSLINEDLIQECDDMFDKIKSQMQKMSYLNLETNKDSNRGKTSTMSKSTDHRSQAPIVKLSLDLEQLRHSHLCALKQIIRKYPGSRTLSLVFTKNNERVASISPDADYFVSEDTSGLQKDLENSQLPVRFIAV, translated from the coding sequence GTGACTTGGATACCTCTTCATTGTCATTCTCAATACTCCATTCTAGATGCTACAAGCTCTATTAAGAGCTTTGTAGCAAAAGCAAAAGAGTATCAAATTCCTTCCTTAGCGTTAACAGATCATGGGAATCTCTACGGAGCGATTGAGTTTTACAAAGAGTGCCAACAAAACGATATTAAGCCAATTATTGGCTGTGAAGTCTACGTCGCTCCCTCATCACGTTTTGATAAAAAGAAAGAGAAAAAAAGCCGTGTTGCCAATCACCTCATTCTGTTATGTAAAAACGAACGAGGCTATCGTAATCTTTGTCTATTATCTTCCTTAGCTTTTACTGAAGGGTTTTATTATTTTCCTAGAATAGACAGGGATCTTCTTAGCCAACATGCTGAGGGGTTAATTTGTTTATCCGCGTGCCTTTCTGGTTCTGTAGCACAAGCCGCATTAGAATCAGAAGAGGCTCTAGAAAAAGATCTCCGCTGGTATCAAAATTTATTCGGGGAAGATTTTTACAGTGAAATCCAACTGCATAAAATGTCTGAGGAAAAAATAGCTTCTCTGGGTGAAGAATGGTTGAAACATGAGTATTATCAGTTTATTGATTCCCAAACAAAGGTAAATCAGGCTGTATTAGATGCAAGTAAACGTTTAGGAATTCGATCGGTAGCTACAAACGATATTCACTATATTCACGCTGACGACTGGTTAGCTCATGAGATTCTCCTCAATGTCCAACTAGGAGAAACCATAAGGATAGCAAAGCAGAATACATATATCCCCAACCCTAAGAGAAAAACTTTCCGTAGTAGGGAATATTATTTTAAATCCCCTGAAGAAATGGCAATGTTATTTGCCGATCATCCTGAAACGATTACTAACACCTTAGAAGTTGCTGATAAATGCAACCTAAATTTAAATCTTTCAAGCAAACACTACCCTATTTATGTTCCTGAGTTTCTAAAAGATAAGCAAAACTATACTGAAGAAGAACGTTACGCAGCTTCTTCAGCTTTTCTTCGAGAACTCTGTGAAAAAGGCTTGTCTACAAAATACACTCCAGAGAAGCTTGCTCATATCTCGAAAAAGTTCCCCGATCGCGATCCCTTAGAATTAGTCAAAGAACGCTTGGAAATGGAAATGTCTATCATCATTCCTAAAGGAATGTGTGACTACCTGCTGATTGTTTGGGATATTATCCATTGGGCAAAAGATAACGGTATTCCTGTAGGGCCCGGTCGTGGGTCTGGAGCAGGTTCCGTTATGTTATTCCTGTTGGGAATCACAGAAATAGAACCTATTCGTTTTGACTTATTTTTTGAGAGATTCATTAACCCAGAAAGGTTATCCTACCCTGATATCGATATCGATATCTGCATGGCGGGACGTGAACGCGTTATTAACTATGCAATAGAACGTCATGGGAAAGATAATGTTGCACAGATTATTACTTTTGGAACTATGAAAGCCAAAATGGCTGTAAAAGATGTGGGTAGAACTTTAGATGTTGCCCTTTCTAAGGTTAATCACATTGCCAAGCATATTCCAGAGCTGAATACTACATTAGCAAAAGCCTTAGAAACAGACCCTCACCTAAACGAATTGTATACTAATGATGCTGAAACAGCTCAAGTTATCGACATGGCAATGCGTCTAGAAGGATCTATCCGCAATACAGGAGTTCATGCGGCTGGAGTGATCATTTGTGGAGATCGCCTAACGAATCACATCCCCATTTGTATTTCTAAAGACTCTACCATGATCACCACACAATTTTCCATGAAGCCGGTGGAAAATGTAGGCATGCTTAAAGTAGACTTCTTAGGATTAAAAACCTTAACTAGTATTCACATAGCCATTCGCGCAATCGAAAAGAAAACTGGAAAGTTATTAGAAATGGCATCTCTACCCCTGGATGACAAAACGACATTTGCTCTTTTGCATCAAGGGAAGACTATGGGTATATTCCAAATGGAATCAAAAGGAATGCAGGAATTAGCAAAAAATCTCCGTCCTGATTCTTTTGAAGAAATCATAGCGATAGGCGCTTTGTATCGTCCAGGTCCTATGGACATGATTCCCTCATTCATCAATCGAAAGCACGGGAAAGAGATCATAGAATACGACCACCCCCTGATGGAGGGCATTCTCAAAGAAACCTATGGGATTATGGTTTATCAAGAGCAAGTTATGCAAATTGCAGGCTCCTTAGCAAGCTATTCCTTGGGAGAAGGTGACGTCTTACGTCGTGCTATGGGTAAAAAAGACATCGATCAAATGCTTAAAGAGCGAACAAGATTTTGTGAACGAGCATGCAAAAATGGTATTGATGCTGAGCTAGCAACAACTATTTTTGATAAAATGGAAAAGTTTGCTTCTTATGGATTTAATAAATCTCATGCGGCTGCTTATGGGTTAATCACCTATACAACTGCGTATCTCAAAGCGAACTATCCTAAAGAGTGGTTGGCAGCTCTTCTTACCAGTGATTCTGACGATATTGAAAAGGTAGGGAAACTGATCCATGAAGCGCATAGCATGGATATCTGTATCCTTCCTCCTGATATCAATGAATCAGGAACAGATTTTGTTGCTACAGATAAGGGCATTCGTTTTGCTATGGGGGCCATCCGAGGTATAGGGAAAGGCCTTGTAGAAAGTATTATAGAAGAGAGAGAGAAACACGGTCCTTATCAAAGTATTCGAAATTTTATTCAACGCTCTGATTTAAAAAAAGTTACTAAAAAACACACAGAAAACTTAATCGATGCAGGATGTTTTGATGTTTTTGAACCAGATAGAGACGTTGCTCAAGCAACTTTAGAAGCCCTATACGATAGTATATCTAAAGAAAAGAAAGAGGCCGCTACTGGTGTAATGACTTTCTTTTCTTTAAATACTATGCATCAAAAACATCCTATCGCCTTAACTCCTGCTACTAGTGTTGTCCGTAGATCAAAAAAAGAAATACTTAAAAAAGAAAAAGAACTTTTAGGGATCTACCTTACTGAGCACCCGATGGATGCTGTTAAAGATATTTTACCTCGGCTTTCGGTGATAAGTCCTGGAGAATTTGAAAATCTTCCTCATGGAGCAGTAATTCGGACAATATTTATTATTGATAAGGTAACGACACGGATTTCCTCAAAAGGTCAAAGAAAATTTGCTTTATTACGTGTTAACGATGGCGTAGATTCTTATGAACTGCCGATATGGCCAGAAATGTATGCTGAGCAGCAAGAACTTCTAGAAGAAGATCGTTTAATTTACGCTATTTTATCTATTGATAAACGTAGCGAATCTTTACGCTTGTCTTGCCGATGGATGAGAGACCTGTCTCTTATTAATGAAGATCTCATTCAAGAATGCGACGATATGTTTGATAAAATCAAAAGTCAAATGCAAAAAATGTCGTATTTAAATTTAGAAACTAATAAAGACTCGAATCGGGGGAAAACATCAACCATGTCAAAGTCTACTGATCACAGGTCTCAGGCTCCCATAGTTAAGCTATCTTTAGATCTTGAGCAACTACGCCACAGCCATTTATGTGCGTTAAAACAAATAATTCGCAAATATCCTGGATCTCGCACACTCTCTCTAGTTTTTACCAAAAACAATGAACGTGTAGCCTCTATCTCTCCGGACGCTGATTATTTTGTCTCTGAAGATACTAGCGGTCTTCAAAAAGATTTGGAAAATTCCCAACTTCCTGTTCGATTCATTGCTGTTTAA
- a CDS encoding ATP-binding protein, whose translation MTSSDGEAVFPALLSELHNMLDFVKGTEQLKTFPKEKLLKLELACEELLVNIISYAYQEAPTPGSIVICCHGDKDALHVTIKDHGPSFNPLTATIDIQDQLPLDQRKLGGLGIFLAKNSVDEFQYERHGDANIVHLKIHNN comes from the coding sequence ATGACCTCTTCTGATGGAGAAGCAGTCTTTCCGGCACTCCTTAGTGAACTTCACAATATGCTAGACTTCGTTAAAGGGACAGAACAACTAAAAACATTCCCAAAAGAAAAGCTTTTAAAATTAGAGTTAGCTTGTGAAGAACTGCTTGTTAATATCATCTCTTATGCATACCAAGAAGCCCCAACTCCAGGATCTATAGTCATCTGTTGCCATGGGGATAAAGACGCCTTACATGTCACAATTAAAGATCACGGCCCTTCTTTTAATCCTCTAACTGCAACTATTGATATTCAAGATCAATTACCTTTAGATCAACGAAAACTCGGTGGGTTAGGAATTTTCTTAGCAAAAAACTCGGTGGATGAATTTCAGTATGAAAGACATGGGGATGCTAATATTGTACATCTAAAAATCCACAATAATTAG
- a CDS encoding tetratricopeptide repeat protein, whose product MKSVLQFVVFLLLLSSGCYARPISFEPFSGKLSPQKFTPKYSPQEYLSEGKHYLEQQRYRKAFLCFGMITHHFPQDPLYSEALYLTGVCYFKNDQPDLAEKAFSAYLQLPDANYSEELFLMKYSIAKSFAQGKRKRIFLLEGFPKLANADADAIRIYDEILTAFPNKDLGAQALYLKGDLLVTKKDLPEAIKTFKKLTLQFSAHPLSPKSFVRLSEIYLMQAQKEPHNVQYLNLAKINEEAMGKQHPNHPLNSIVSANVRSMCERYALGLYSTGRFYEKKKKPHAASIYYTTAIENYPESSLVAKCHKRLNRITKHSS is encoded by the coding sequence ATGAAATCTGTTTTACAGTTTGTTGTTTTTTTACTACTTTTATCTTCTGGCTGCTATGCCAGACCGATTTCTTTTGAGCCTTTTTCTGGCAAATTATCTCCTCAAAAGTTTACACCTAAGTATTCTCCTCAAGAATATCTTTCCGAAGGAAAGCACTATTTAGAACAACAACGTTATCGCAAAGCCTTTCTTTGCTTTGGCATGATTACACACCACTTCCCACAAGATCCTTTATACTCTGAAGCTTTATACTTAACGGGAGTTTGTTACTTTAAAAATGATCAGCCAGACTTAGCTGAAAAAGCTTTTTCCGCGTATTTACAACTTCCTGACGCTAATTACTCTGAAGAATTATTTTTAATGAAATATTCTATAGCAAAGAGCTTTGCTCAAGGAAAACGTAAACGCATATTCCTTTTAGAAGGGTTTCCTAAACTTGCGAATGCCGACGCAGATGCTATACGTATTTATGACGAGATCCTCACGGCTTTCCCTAATAAAGATTTAGGAGCTCAGGCGTTGTATCTTAAAGGGGACCTTCTTGTTACTAAAAAAGATCTTCCCGAAGCGATTAAGACATTTAAGAAGCTAACATTACAATTCTCTGCTCATCCTCTATCTCCAAAATCTTTTGTGCGTCTTTCAGAAATTTATCTTATGCAGGCACAAAAAGAACCTCATAACGTGCAATATTTAAACCTTGCAAAGATTAATGAAGAAGCTATGGGCAAACAGCACCCCAACCATCCTTTAAATAGCATTGTTTCCGCGAATGTACGATCTATGTGTGAGCGTTATGCTTTAGGACTATACTCTACAGGAAGATTTTATGAGAAAAAGAAGAAGCCTCATGCAGCAAGTATCTATTATACTACCGCTATAGAAAACTATCCTGAGTCATCTTTAGTAGCTAAGTGTCATAAACGACTAAATAGAATAACAAAGCATTCTTCTTAG
- the pgtP gene encoding MFS transporter has product MNIWTKFFQPPKHIKELDNPELVKKQYKYWRIRIFYSMFIGYVFYYFTRKSFTFAMPTLMTDLGFDKAQLGIIGSTLYISYGVSKFVSGVISDQSNPRYFMALGLIVTGFTNIFFGMSSSILLFALWWGLNGWFQGWGWPPCARLLTHWYSKSERGTWWSVWSTSHNIGGALIPILTGFAIDCCGWRGAMFIPGVLCILMGLVLINRLRDTPQSLGLPSIEKFRKKQESQKHEETTADILEEEAEKELSTREILFTYVLKNKWIWLLSFASFFIYVVRMAVNDWSALFLIETKRYVAVKANFCVSLFEIGGLFGMLIAGWLSDKISKGKRGPMNVVFSLGLLFSILGMWYSRNQDMWWLDGSFLFVIGFFLFGPQMMIGLAAAELSHKKAAGTASGFAGWFAYFGAAFAGYPLGKIAQDWGWRGFFIALLGCALIALVLFLPTWNASERSLQTRK; this is encoded by the coding sequence ATGAACATTTGGACCAAATTCTTTCAGCCCCCCAAGCACATTAAAGAACTTGATAATCCAGAATTAGTCAAAAAACAATACAAGTATTGGAGAATCCGCATCTTCTATAGCATGTTTATAGGGTATGTCTTCTATTATTTCACAAGGAAGAGTTTTACCTTTGCCATGCCAACACTAATGACGGATCTTGGCTTTGATAAAGCGCAACTCGGGATCATCGGAAGTACTTTATACATCAGTTACGGTGTTAGCAAATTTGTTAGCGGCGTTATATCTGACCAGTCCAATCCTCGTTATTTTATGGCGCTGGGTTTAATTGTTACAGGATTCACTAATATCTTCTTCGGGATGTCTTCCTCGATCCTGTTATTTGCATTATGGTGGGGGCTTAACGGTTGGTTTCAAGGTTGGGGCTGGCCTCCATGTGCCCGTTTATTAACTCACTGGTATTCAAAATCTGAAAGAGGAACTTGGTGGAGTGTATGGAGCACTTCTCACAATATTGGTGGAGCGTTAATTCCTATTCTTACGGGATTTGCTATTGATTGCTGTGGTTGGCGCGGAGCTATGTTTATCCCCGGTGTACTATGTATTCTCATGGGATTAGTTTTAATTAATCGCCTTCGTGACACGCCACAATCCCTAGGTCTTCCCTCTATTGAAAAATTCCGAAAAAAACAGGAATCTCAAAAACACGAAGAAACCACTGCAGATATTTTAGAAGAAGAAGCAGAAAAAGAGCTTTCTACTAGAGAAATCCTCTTTACTTATGTTCTGAAAAACAAATGGATCTGGTTATTGTCCTTTGCTTCATTTTTCATTTATGTTGTCCGCATGGCCGTAAATGATTGGAGCGCTTTATTCTTGATCGAAACAAAGCGTTACGTAGCTGTTAAAGCAAATTTCTGTGTTTCTCTATTCGAGATTGGCGGACTTTTTGGCATGTTAATTGCTGGGTGGTTATCTGATAAAATTTCCAAAGGCAAACGCGGTCCTATGAATGTTGTGTTTTCTTTAGGATTGCTCTTCTCAATTTTAGGTATGTGGTACAGCCGTAATCAAGATATGTGGTGGTTAGATGGCTCCTTCCTTTTTGTTATTGGCTTTTTCTTGTTTGGTCCTCAAATGATGATAGGGTTAGCAGCTGCTGAACTGTCACATAAAAAAGCTGCAGGTACTGCTAGCGGCTTTGCAGGATGGTTTGCTTATTTCGGAGCCGCGTTTGCAGGTTATCCGTTAGGGAAAATAGCTCAAGATTGGGGCTGGAGAGGTTTCTTTATTGCCCTTCTAGGCTGTGCTTTAATTGCTTTGGTTTTATTCCTTCCTACATGGAATGCCTCAGAGAGAAGTTTGCAAACTAGAAAATAA
- a CDS encoding D-alanyl-D-alanine carboxypeptidase family protein, translating into MIRVFFRFALIPLLSGLFTHPLYGQIVFPETRGNAVAVVHTETGKVLYAKDIDKRIYPASMTKIATALFILKKHPDVLNRFIMVKPDAIASITPQAKKQSGYRSPPHWLETDGVTIQLQNKEEVSGWDLFHALLICSANDAANALAMACSGSVVEFMKQLNNFLSEIGCDRTHFNNPHGLHHPDHYTTAGDLTRIMREGLKEPLFRQVIRTTNYKMAPTNLSQERILNLTNKLILPGSTYYYPPALGGKTGTTKDAGKNLIFAAKKHGRSIITIAAGYSAMSELYEDVIALCEGVFNEQPLRRYLIPPIEKYTLRLGILGKVSIPLPQGVYYDFYASEGEEPKTISFVPHATKLPIHKGDLLGHWVFRNISGERVRAEPLYASDTIYPSVAQKIRLYTKRIITSYRTYIVLTLVLLYYRKTRVHRRKSSRYYL; encoded by the coding sequence ATGATAAGAGTTTTTTTTAGATTTGCATTGATTCCTTTACTGTCAGGATTATTTACACATCCTTTGTACGGACAAATAGTATTTCCTGAAACACGAGGAAATGCAGTAGCGGTTGTTCATACAGAAACAGGTAAAGTACTTTATGCTAAGGATATAGATAAAAGAATCTATCCTGCGAGCATGACCAAGATCGCGACCGCTTTATTTATCCTGAAAAAACACCCAGATGTTTTAAATCGCTTTATTATGGTAAAGCCTGACGCCATTGCTTCGATCACTCCTCAAGCGAAAAAACAATCAGGATACCGCAGTCCTCCGCATTGGCTAGAGACTGATGGTGTAACAATACAACTACAAAATAAAGAAGAGGTATCCGGCTGGGATCTATTCCATGCGTTATTGATTTGCTCAGCCAATGATGCTGCTAATGCTCTGGCTATGGCTTGCTCAGGATCTGTTGTAGAGTTTATGAAGCAACTCAATAATTTCTTGAGCGAAATTGGTTGCGACCGTACCCATTTTAATAATCCTCATGGCCTGCATCACCCCGATCACTACACAACAGCAGGTGATTTAACACGTATTATGCGTGAGGGATTAAAAGAACCATTATTCCGTCAGGTTATTCGAACTACCAATTACAAAATGGCTCCTACTAATCTCAGCCAAGAGAGAATTCTAAATCTTACAAATAAGCTGATTCTTCCAGGATCTACTTATTACTACCCTCCGGCTTTGGGGGGAAAAACAGGAACAACAAAAGATGCAGGGAAAAACCTCATCTTTGCGGCAAAAAAACATGGTCGATCGATTATCACCATAGCTGCTGGTTACTCTGCTATGAGCGAACTTTATGAAGATGTTATCGCTTTATGCGAAGGTGTTTTCAATGAACAACCGCTACGAAGGTACCTCATTCCTCCTATAGAAAAATATACCCTACGTCTCGGTATCTTAGGGAAAGTCTCTATTCCTCTACCTCAGGGGGTCTATTATGATTTCTATGCTTCTGAAGGTGAAGAACCTAAAACAATCTCTTTTGTTCCTCATGCAACAAAACTCCCTATTCATAAAGGAGATCTTCTAGGGCATTGGGTATTTCGCAATATTTCTGGGGAAAGGGTCCGTGCTGAACCTTTATATGCCTCTGATACCATCTACCCCTCTGTCGCACAAAAAATTCGTTTGTATACTAAGCGTATAATTACTTCATATAGGACGTATATTGTTCTAACACTCGTTCTGCTTTACTACAGAAAAACTCGAGTACACCGGCGCAAATCCTCTCGATATTATCTATAA
- a CDS encoding LPS assembly lipoprotein LptE — translation MRILLFFLFSCWSSLGLSSCSGYSILRSSGALSDLGRSILSEGIYLSPIDKDSLGQLTSALMYELGKRSLPVRNGESCARYLLKVQLLNDVDENTGFTYAPNKIDDETPRHFIVSSEGRLSLSAKVQLIDRHSGQVIVDDCIAKKSVSFDFEPDLGVVNAHQFALGQFEMHNEAVKSAWRVLYTHLAETIVQQVYYDLF, via the coding sequence ATGCGTATTTTACTTTTTTTTCTGTTTTCTTGTTGGTCCAGTTTAGGACTATCTTCTTGCTCCGGGTATTCTATTCTACGTTCTTCAGGTGCTTTATCAGATTTAGGACGTTCTATACTCTCTGAAGGTATTTATCTTTCTCCTATCGATAAGGACTCTCTAGGGCAATTGACATCAGCTCTCATGTATGAACTAGGGAAGCGCTCTCTCCCTGTACGCAATGGAGAAAGTTGCGCTCGCTATTTGCTTAAAGTGCAACTCTTGAATGACGTTGACGAGAATACAGGTTTTACGTATGCCCCAAATAAAATTGATGATGAAACCCCAAGACATTTTATTGTTTCTAGTGAGGGGCGCTTATCCTTGTCTGCGAAAGTACAACTTATTGACAGACATTCGGGACAAGTCATAGTCGATGACTGTATAGCAAAAAAATCAGTCTCTTTTGATTTTGAACCTGATTTAGGCGTAGTGAATGCTCATCAGTTTGCCTTAGGTCAATTTGAAATGCATAATGAGGCTGTTAAGAGCGCCTGGCGTGTGCTGTACACTCATTTAGCCGAGACTATAGTTCAACAGGTATATTATGACCTCTTCTGA
- the hisS gene encoding histidine--tRNA ligase: MKVALPKGVFDIFPYITDAKHMWRHTSLWHRVEDVIHDVCGLYGFSEIRTPVFEKSEVFLHVGEQSDIVKKEMYTFLDKKGRSLTLRPEGTAPIVRSFIDNPMNQRDDNKFYYILPMFRYERQQSGRYRQHHQFGVEAIGVRHPLRDAEILALLWHFYSAVGLQHMQVQLNFLGGEVTRKHYDKILREYFHDHLSSLSSLSKERFNTNLLRILDSKEPEDQEIIKSAPPILDYISDDDRKYFDEILSALGSLNISYDINPRLVRGLDYYTDVVFEAITTFGGYSYALGGGGRYDGLIASSGGPSTPACGFGVGLERVIQTLLAQGNLTPLSSHKLRLIPVESQADSFCFVWAQHLRSLGIPTEVDWTHKKLKTALKIADAEKATFVCPVGERELVSEQLTVKNMSLHKEFSGSKQEVEQRLLYEIQNTSL, translated from the coding sequence GTGAAAGTAGCTTTGCCCAAAGGGGTGTTCGATATATTCCCTTACATTACGGATGCGAAACATATGTGGAGACACACTTCTCTATGGCATCGGGTCGAGGATGTGATTCATGACGTATGTGGTTTATATGGGTTTTCAGAAATCCGTACGCCTGTTTTTGAAAAGTCGGAAGTATTTTTGCATGTCGGAGAACAGAGTGACATTGTAAAAAAAGAAATGTATACCTTTCTGGATAAGAAAGGGCGGTCATTGACACTGCGTCCTGAAGGAACCGCCCCCATAGTGCGCTCGTTCATAGATAATCCTATGAATCAACGTGATGATAATAAGTTTTATTATATTCTGCCTATGTTCCGTTATGAAAGGCAACAGTCAGGAAGGTATCGTCAGCATCATCAATTTGGGGTAGAAGCTATAGGGGTACGCCATCCTCTTCGCGATGCTGAAATTCTTGCTTTACTTTGGCATTTTTATTCTGCTGTGGGTTTGCAACACATGCAAGTGCAATTGAACTTTTTAGGTGGGGAGGTTACACGCAAACACTACGATAAGATTTTGCGAGAATACTTCCATGATCATTTAAGTTCTTTATCCTCGCTAAGTAAAGAACGGTTTAATACAAATCTACTGAGGATATTGGATTCCAAAGAGCCAGAAGACCAAGAGATTATCAAATCCGCGCCACCTATTCTTGACTATATTTCTGATGATGATCGCAAATATTTTGATGAAATTCTTTCTGCTTTGGGTTCTTTAAACATTTCGTATGATATTAACCCAAGGCTTGTGCGTGGTTTAGATTACTATACTGATGTAGTTTTTGAAGCTATCACGACATTTGGAGGTTATTCCTATGCTTTGGGAGGAGGAGGGCGCTACGACGGCCTGATTGCTTCTTCTGGAGGACCATCGACTCCTGCTTGTGGTTTTGGAGTTGGTTTAGAGAGGGTGATTCAGACTTTATTAGCTCAAGGGAATCTAACACCGCTATCCTCTCACAAATTGCGTTTGATCCCGGTTGAGTCGCAAGCCGACTCTTTTTGTTTTGTTTGGGCACAGCATTTACGTAGCTTAGGAATCCCTACAGAAGTGGATTGGACGCATAAGAAATTAAAAACTGCTTTAAAAATAGCAGATGCGGAGAAAGCCACTTTTGTTTGTCCCGTGGGAGAAAGAGAGTTGGTTTCAGAGCAATTGACAGTTAAAAATATGTCTTTGCACAAAGAGTTCTCTGGTTCAAAGCAAGAGGTAGAGCAAAGGTTGCTATATGAAATACAGAACACATCGTTGTAA